From a single Glycine soja cultivar W05 chromosome 19, ASM419377v2, whole genome shotgun sequence genomic region:
- the LOC114399459 gene encoding replication protein A 14 kDa subunit B-like codes for MDISNPAALVNAELLHFYVGSRVRVVMQVVRSDGVVIGKSTDEKQLVVKGSPPPAPHTTYVEVYGAEIWTNFGDAIDMDSYNKLCQLANGEFKHLFL; via the exons ATGGATATATCAAATCCAGCAGCCTTAGTCAATGCAGAACTGTTGCACTTCTATGTTGGAAGCAGGGTAAGGGTTGTGATGCAGGTTGTGCGATCTGATGGTGTTGTGATTGGAAAATCAACAGATGAGAAACAACTAGTTGTAAAAGGATCACCCCCACCTGCTCCTCATACAACTTATGTCGAAGTTTATGGTGCTGAGATATGGACCAATTTTGGTGATGCCATTG ATATGGATAGCTACAATAAGCTCTGTCAGCTTGCAAATGGAGAATTTAAACACTTGTTCCTGTGA
- the LOC114399390 gene encoding uncharacterized protein LOC114399390: protein MGSPPVSSDISFPPADVDGELNPGHNVRVEVDPESSEIAATKKSKEHAEAKQKKRERKKKDALQTLKSAVIVSGIIVAVAGVAFAITKKLIREK from the exons atgggaaGCCCGCCAGTGAGCTCAGACATATCGTTTCCACCAGCAGACGTGGATGGGGAACTGAATCCTGGGCATAACGTTCGTGTTGAAGTTGATCCTGAATCATCAGAGATTGCTGccacaaaaaaatcaaag GAACATGCTGAggccaaacaaaagaaaagggaaaggaaaaagaaggatGCCTTGCAGACGCTAAAATCAGCCGTTATAGTTTCAGGCATAATTGTGGCTGTGGCAGGTGTTGCCTTTGCCATAACCAAGAAGTTAATAAGAGAGAAATGA
- the LOC114397981 gene encoding signal recognition particle 54 kDa protein, chloroplastic-like isoform X1 has product MEAVAGSRHFSTLPLSFSQNKTLRSSSAKSIKLSSPWTNASLTSPNCFAKEVWGWVNSNSKGVAVRRDTRGVVVRAEMFGQLTSGLETAWNKLKGEEVLSKENIVEPMRDIRRALLEADVSLPVVRRFVQSVSDQAVGVGVIRGVRPDQQLVKIVHDELVRLMGGEVSELVFAKSGPTVILLAGLQGVGKTTVCAKLANYLKKQGKSCMLVAGDVYRPAAIDQLAILGKQVDVPVYTAGTDVKPSEIAKQGLEEAKKKKIDVVIVDTAGRLQIDKTMMDELKEVKKALNPTEVLLVVDAMTGQEAAALVTTFNLEIGITGAILTKLDGDSRGGAALSVKEVSGKPIKLVGRGERMEDLEPFYPDRMAGRILGMGDVLSFVEKAQQVMRQEDAEELQKKIMSAKFDFNDFLKQTRTVAKMGSVSRVIGMIPGMGKVTPAQIRDAEKNLQNMEAMIEAMTPEEREKPELLAESPVRRKRVAQDSGKTEQQVSQLVAQLFQMRVRMKNLMGVMESGSLPTLSNLEEALKAEEKVISFCTCPTWHCKEEEEIGIKECIWGLNTSKAKSSWFWEQKLKIHKGFNTTI; this is encoded by the exons ATGGAAGCAGTAGCAGGCTCCCGCCATTTCTCCACTCTCCCCCTTTCTTTCTCTCAAAACAAAACCTTGCGCTCTTCTTCTGCCAAATCAATTAAGCTTTCCTCTCCTTGGACCAACGCTTCCTTGACTTCCCCAAACTGTTTCGCG AAAGAGGTATGGGGTTGGGTGAACTCCAACTCCAAGGGCGTCGCCGTGAGAAGGGACACCCGCGGAGTGGTGGTGAGGGCTGAAATGTTCGGCCAATTGACTAGTGGCCTTGAGACTGCATGGAACAAGCTCAAAGGAGAAG AGGTTTTGTCTAAAGAGAACATTGTGGAGCCCATGCGAGATATTAGGAGAGCTCTCTTAGAAGCTGAT GTTAGTCTTCCTGTTGTCAGAAGGTTTGTGCAGTCTGTCAGTGATCAGGCTGTGGGTGTTGGTGTCATTCGAGGAGTGAGACCGGATCAGCAATTGGTTAAG ATTGTACATGATGAACTTGTACGATTGATGGGTGGAGAAGTTTCTGAACTGGTTTTTGCCAAATCTGGGCCCACTGTCATTTTATTGGCTGGACTTCAGGGAGTTGGGAAGACAACGGTTTGCGCAAAGTTGGCAAATTATCTCAAGAAACAG GGAAAAAGTTGCATGCTAGTTGCTGGGGATGTTTACAGACCTGCTGCTATTGACCAGCTTGCTATTTTGGGAAAACAG GTGGATGTGCCTGTCTATACAGCAGGTACCGATGTTAAACCTTCAGAAATTGCCAAACAAGGTTTAGAAGaggcaaaaaagaagaaaattgatgttgttattgttgatacTGCTGGTAGGCTGCAG ATTGACAAGACAATGATGGATGAGTTAAAAGAAGTGAAAAAGGCATTGAATCCAACAGAAGTGTTGCTAGTTGTGGATGCAATGACAGGGCAAGAAGCTGCAG CGTTGGTGACTACTTTCAATCTTGAGATTGGAATAACAGGTGCCATCTTGACAAAGCTTGATGGTGATTCAAGAGGTGGAGCAGCTTTGAGTGTCAAAGAG GTATCCGGAAAGCCAATTAAACTTGTAGGACGGGGTGAACGCATGGAGGATCTTGAACCTTTCTACCCTGATCGGATGGCAGGACGCATTCTAGGAATGGGAGATGTTCTTTCTTTTGTAGAGAAGGCACAACAAGTT ATGCGTCAAGAAGATGCTGAAGAACTGCAAAAGAAGATCATGAGTGCAAAGTTTGACTTCAATGATTTTCTAAAGCAAACCCGtactgttgcaaaaatgggttctgTCTCTCGTGTCATTGGAATGATTCCTGgtatggggaag GTTACTCCTGCTCAAATTCGAGATGCAGAGAAGAATTTGCAGAACATGGAAGCTATGATAGAAGCAATGACCCCTG aGGAGAGGGAAAAGCCAGAACTGTTGGCAGAATCCCCTGTCAGGAGGAAAAGAGTTGCTCAGGATTCAGGGAAAACAGAGCAGCAG GTAAGCCAACTTGTAGCTCAACTTTTCCAAATGCGTGTTCGTATGAAGAACCTGATGGGTGTAATGGAAAGTGGATCACTTCCAACACTTAGTAATCTTGAGGAAGCGCTTAAAGCAGAGGAAAAGGTGATTTCATTTTGTACAT GCCCCACCTGGCACTGCAAGGAGGAGGAAGAGATCGGAATCAAGGAGTGTATTTGGGGACTCAACACCAGCAAGGCCAAGTCCTCGTGGTTTTGGGAGCAAAAATTGAAAATCCATAAAGGGTTTAACACAACAATATAA
- the LOC114397981 gene encoding signal recognition particle 54 kDa protein, chloroplastic-like isoform X2, protein MEAVAGSRHFSTLPLSFSQNKTLRSSSAKSIKLSSPWTNASLTSPNCFAKEVWGWVNSNSKGVAVRRDTRGVVVRAEMFGQLTSGLETAWNKLKGEEVLSKENIVEPMRDIRRALLEADVSLPVVRRFVQSVSDQAVGVGVIRGVRPDQQLVKIVHDELVRLMGGEVSELVFAKSGPTVILLAGLQGVGKTTVCAKLANYLKKQGKSCMLVAGDVYRPAAIDQLAILGKQVDVPVYTAGTDVKPSEIAKQGLEEAKKKKIDVVIVDTAGRLQIDKTMMDELKEVKKALNPTEVLLVVDAMTGQEAAALVTTFNLEIGITGAILTKLDGDSRGGAALSVKEVSGKPIKLVGRGERMEDLEPFYPDRMAGRILGMGDVLSFVEKAQQVMRQEDAEELQKKIMSAKFDFNDFLKQTRTVAKMGSVSRVIGMIPGMGKVTPAQIRDAEKNLQNMEAMIEAMTPEEREKPELLAESPVRRKRVAQDSGKTEQQVSQLVAQLFQMRVRMKNLMGVMESGSLPTLSNLEEALKAEEKAPPGTARRRKRSESRSVFGDSTPARPSPRGFGSKN, encoded by the exons ATGGAAGCAGTAGCAGGCTCCCGCCATTTCTCCACTCTCCCCCTTTCTTTCTCTCAAAACAAAACCTTGCGCTCTTCTTCTGCCAAATCAATTAAGCTTTCCTCTCCTTGGACCAACGCTTCCTTGACTTCCCCAAACTGTTTCGCG AAAGAGGTATGGGGTTGGGTGAACTCCAACTCCAAGGGCGTCGCCGTGAGAAGGGACACCCGCGGAGTGGTGGTGAGGGCTGAAATGTTCGGCCAATTGACTAGTGGCCTTGAGACTGCATGGAACAAGCTCAAAGGAGAAG AGGTTTTGTCTAAAGAGAACATTGTGGAGCCCATGCGAGATATTAGGAGAGCTCTCTTAGAAGCTGAT GTTAGTCTTCCTGTTGTCAGAAGGTTTGTGCAGTCTGTCAGTGATCAGGCTGTGGGTGTTGGTGTCATTCGAGGAGTGAGACCGGATCAGCAATTGGTTAAG ATTGTACATGATGAACTTGTACGATTGATGGGTGGAGAAGTTTCTGAACTGGTTTTTGCCAAATCTGGGCCCACTGTCATTTTATTGGCTGGACTTCAGGGAGTTGGGAAGACAACGGTTTGCGCAAAGTTGGCAAATTATCTCAAGAAACAG GGAAAAAGTTGCATGCTAGTTGCTGGGGATGTTTACAGACCTGCTGCTATTGACCAGCTTGCTATTTTGGGAAAACAG GTGGATGTGCCTGTCTATACAGCAGGTACCGATGTTAAACCTTCAGAAATTGCCAAACAAGGTTTAGAAGaggcaaaaaagaagaaaattgatgttgttattgttgatacTGCTGGTAGGCTGCAG ATTGACAAGACAATGATGGATGAGTTAAAAGAAGTGAAAAAGGCATTGAATCCAACAGAAGTGTTGCTAGTTGTGGATGCAATGACAGGGCAAGAAGCTGCAG CGTTGGTGACTACTTTCAATCTTGAGATTGGAATAACAGGTGCCATCTTGACAAAGCTTGATGGTGATTCAAGAGGTGGAGCAGCTTTGAGTGTCAAAGAG GTATCCGGAAAGCCAATTAAACTTGTAGGACGGGGTGAACGCATGGAGGATCTTGAACCTTTCTACCCTGATCGGATGGCAGGACGCATTCTAGGAATGGGAGATGTTCTTTCTTTTGTAGAGAAGGCACAACAAGTT ATGCGTCAAGAAGATGCTGAAGAACTGCAAAAGAAGATCATGAGTGCAAAGTTTGACTTCAATGATTTTCTAAAGCAAACCCGtactgttgcaaaaatgggttctgTCTCTCGTGTCATTGGAATGATTCCTGgtatggggaag GTTACTCCTGCTCAAATTCGAGATGCAGAGAAGAATTTGCAGAACATGGAAGCTATGATAGAAGCAATGACCCCTG aGGAGAGGGAAAAGCCAGAACTGTTGGCAGAATCCCCTGTCAGGAGGAAAAGAGTTGCTCAGGATTCAGGGAAAACAGAGCAGCAG GTAAGCCAACTTGTAGCTCAACTTTTCCAAATGCGTGTTCGTATGAAGAACCTGATGGGTGTAATGGAAAGTGGATCACTTCCAACACTTAGTAATCTTGAGGAAGCGCTTAAAGCAGAGGAAAAG GCCCCACCTGGCACTGCAAGGAGGAGGAAGAGATCGGAATCAAGGAGTGTATTTGGGGACTCAACACCAGCAAGGCCAAGTCCTCGTGGTTTTGGGAGCAAAAATTGA
- the LOC114400320 gene encoding rho GTPase-activating protein 5-like gives MTEVLQLPSSSSCSRRPCGSLTPNDGSHPISLINAPPTVEDQRVEIEEEEEKERERERDQLSILTLLIATFRKSLIGCSTTTTSSSSSSSSSMEIGWPSNVRHVAHVTFDRFHGFLGLPVEFEPEVPRRPPSASANVFGVSTESMQLSFDARGNSVPTILLLMQRHLYAQGGLQAEGIFRINAENGQEEFVREQLNRGVVPDGIDVHCLAGLIKAWFRELPTGVLDPLLPEQVMQSQSEEECAQLVRLLPPTEAALLDWAINLMADVAQMENLNKMNARNIAMVFAPNMTQMADPLTALMYAVQVMNFLKTLVVKALREREESIVKSNPVPDLNSFDDDGNHSNSEMLDKEDSENGNDCSDDDEDTVFVTAEPSQQSPSHLTEDGCETETATKSKSLPASTENYISSGNRLLVDSCPCNLVSQICSLAIGLQDCGLATGQTKGDQAKICRSKSLQLSTYDTDKCSRKVIQLPVTGAAEKNLGMAIIERINSRTELAEAWR, from the exons atgacGGAAGTGCTTCAGTTGCCTTCATCCTCAAGCTGTTCGCGTCGTCCATGTGGTAGTCTCACACCCAATGATGGGTCGCACCCAATTTCCCTTATTAACGCTCCTCCCACTGTGGAAGATCAAAGGGTGgaaattgaagaagaagaagagaaagaaagggaaAGGGAGAGGGATCAGCTTTCTATTTTGACCCTTTTGATTGCTACGTTCAGGAAATCTTTGATTGGGTGCAGCACCACtacaacttcttcttcttcttcttcttcttcttccatggaGATTGGGTGGCCTTCCAATGTGAGACACGTGGCACATGTCACCTTTGATCGCTTCCATGGCTTTCTCGGTTTGCCTGTTGAGTTCGAACCCGAAGTTCCCAGGAGACCTCCCAGCGCTAG TGCAAATGTTTTTGGAGTTTCAACAGAATCTATGCAGCTTTCTTTTGATGCCAGAGGGAATAGTGTACCTACAATACTGCTGTTAATGCAAAGACATTTGTATGCACAAGGAGGTCTGCAG GCTGAAGGAATCTTCAGAATTAATGCTGAAAATGGTCAAGAGGAGTTTGTGAGGGAACAATTAAACAGAGGTGTAGTACCAGATGGCATTGATGTGCACTGCTTGGCAGGTCTCATAAAG GCTTGGTTTAGAGAACTACCAACTGGAGTATTGGACCCTCTTTTGCCAGAGCAGGTGATGCAATCCCAGTCAGAAGAAGAATGTGCTCAGCTTGTGAGGCTTCTTCCTCCAACAGAAGCTGCTTTGCTAGATTGGGCAATAAACTTAATGGCAGATGTTGCTCAAATGGAAAACTTGAACAAGATGAATGCACGTAATATTGCAATGGTTTTTGCACCAAACATGACTCAA ATGGCAGATCCTTTGACTGCTTTGATGTATGCAGTACAAGTCATGAATTTTCTCAAGACTCTTGTTGTGAAGGcattgagagaaagagaggaatCTATTGTAAAATCAAATCCTGTTCCTGACCTTAATTCTTTTGACGATGATGGGAACCATAGCAATTCAGAAATGCTTGACAAGGAGGACAGTGAAAATGGAAATGATTGTAGCGATGACGATGAAGATACAGTGTTTGTCACTGCAGAGCCTTCTCAACAAAGCCCTAGTCATCTTACAGAAGATGGTTGTGAAACTGAAACCGCGACCAAATCCAAAAGTTTGCCAGCATCTACTGAGAACTATATTTCAAGTGGAAATAGGTTGCTGGTTGACAGTTGTCCTTGCAATCTTGTATCTCAAATTTGCTCTTTGGCAATTGGACTTCAAGACTGTGGCCTCGCTACCGGGCAGACAAAGGGGGATCAAGCAAAAATTTGCAGGAGCAAAAGCCTTCAGTTGAGCACTTATGACACGGACAAGTGTTCCAGAAAGGTGATTCAGCTTCCAGTAACCGGAGCTGCAGAGAAGAACCTTGGAATGGCAATTATTGAGCGTATAAATTCGAGAACGGAGTTGGCTGAAGCTTGGCGTTGA